One stretch of Candidatus Binatia bacterium DNA includes these proteins:
- a CDS encoding ABC transporter ATP-binding protein codes for MPLLEVHDLRVSFFTSRGEVRAVDGISFSIDEGETFGLVGESGCGKTVTALSILRLLDRHGRIGNGEIVFAGRDLLRLSEDEMRAVRGDQIAMIFQEPMTALNPVFTVGFQIGEVLEIHRGASRKEARAKAIELLRLVDIPEPERRVDQYPHQLSGGMRQRVMIAMALACRPRLLIADEPTTALDVTIQAQILDLLGHLQEQFGMAVLFVTHDLGIVAERARRVAVMYAGRIVEQAPTEELFRRPLHPYTRGLLRSIPRLGARGRRLEAIPGTVPNPLAMPSGCRFRDRCAYAVARCSETDPLLAAVNESHRVACIRAEEFL; via the coding sequence GTGCCGTTGCTCGAAGTGCACGATCTGCGGGTGAGCTTTTTCACGTCCCGAGGCGAGGTGCGCGCGGTGGACGGCATCAGTTTCTCGATCGACGAGGGCGAAACCTTTGGTCTGGTGGGCGAATCGGGGTGCGGAAAAACGGTGACCGCGCTCAGTATCTTACGCTTGCTCGATCGCCACGGCCGTATCGGCAATGGGGAGATTGTCTTTGCCGGCCGGGACTTGTTGCGGCTTTCTGAAGACGAGATGCGGGCGGTACGGGGCGACCAAATCGCCATGATTTTCCAGGAGCCGATGACTGCGCTCAACCCGGTGTTTACCGTGGGGTTCCAAATTGGCGAGGTCTTGGAAATTCATCGTGGCGCGAGCCGCAAGGAGGCACGCGCAAAGGCCATCGAGCTGTTGCGTTTGGTGGACATTCCCGAGCCGGAGCGGCGCGTGGATCAGTATCCGCATCAGCTCAGTGGCGGCATGCGCCAGCGCGTAATGATCGCGATGGCGCTGGCGTGCCGGCCGCGTTTGCTGATTGCCGACGAGCCGACCACGGCCCTCGACGTGACCATTCAAGCGCAAATCCTCGACTTGCTCGGGCACCTACAGGAGCAATTTGGGATGGCGGTTTTGTTCGTCACGCACGATCTCGGAATTGTCGCCGAGCGAGCGCGGCGGGTGGCGGTGATGTATGCCGGACGGATCGTGGAACAGGCGCCGACCGAGGAGTTGTTCCGTCGTCCTTTGCACCCGTATACACGCGGGTTGTTGCGCTCGATTCCGCGGCTCGGAGCACGAGGCCGGCGGCTGGAAGCGATTCCTGGCACAGTCCCGAATCCCTTGGCGATGCCATCGGGTTGCCGTTTTCGCGATCGCTGTGCGTATGCCGTGGCCCGTTGCAGCGAGACCGACCCGTTGCTGGCGGCGGTGAACGAGTCGCACCGCGTGGCCTGCATTCGCGCGGAGGAATTCCTGTGA
- a CDS encoding peptide ABC transporter ATP-binding protein, producing the protein MPAQAGAPPTPLVEARGLVKHFPVRRVWGRPREFVRAVDGVDLFVRPGETLGVAGESGCGKSTLGRLLLRLLEPTAGEVRFQGEDLLALRGQELRRRRRYMQIVFQDPYGSLNPRMRVGDIVGEGLDIHGLAKGRERKERVLALLQRVGLSPEAYDRYPHEFSGGQRQRIGIARALAVEPRFIVADEPVSALDVSIQAQIVNLLQDLQEERGLAYLFITHDLRLVEHISHRVAIMYLGQIVELADAEELYQNPRHPYTRALLSAIPEPDPERRRERIILPGDVPSPVNPPSGCRFHPRCPFAEPRCRTEAPPLLANARGHAVACHVFPA; encoded by the coding sequence ATGCCGGCGCAAGCCGGTGCGCCGCCCACGCCTTTGGTCGAGGCGCGCGGATTGGTGAAGCATTTCCCAGTCCGGCGCGTCTGGGGCCGGCCGCGCGAGTTCGTGCGCGCGGTGGATGGCGTGGATTTGTTCGTCCGCCCCGGAGAAACTCTCGGCGTCGCCGGCGAGTCGGGTTGCGGAAAGTCCACACTGGGGCGGCTGCTCTTGCGGCTGTTGGAACCGACGGCGGGGGAAGTGCGCTTTCAGGGCGAAGACCTTCTGGCATTGCGCGGCCAGGAGTTGCGCCGCCGGCGCCGCTACATGCAAATTGTATTTCAAGACCCGTACGGTTCGCTCAACCCGCGCATGCGTGTGGGCGACATCGTGGGCGAAGGCTTGGACATTCACGGCTTGGCCAAGGGCCGGGAGCGCAAAGAGCGCGTGCTGGCGCTGCTGCAGCGGGTCGGGCTGTCGCCCGAAGCCTACGATCGCTACCCGCACGAATTCAGTGGCGGGCAGCGCCAGCGCATTGGTATCGCCCGGGCCTTAGCGGTGGAGCCCCGTTTCATTGTTGCCGACGAGCCCGTATCGGCGCTGGACGTTTCGATTCAGGCGCAGATCGTGAATTTGTTGCAGGACCTGCAAGAAGAGCGCGGCCTGGCATACCTATTCATCACCCACGACTTGCGGCTGGTCGAACACATCAGCCATCGCGTTGCGATCATGTACCTGGGGCAGATCGTGGAACTGGCGGATGCGGAAGAGCTGTACCAAAACCCTCGCCATCCCTATACGCGAGCCCTGCTGTCTGCGATTCCCGAGCCCGATCCGGAACGGCGCCGCGAGCGCATCATCCTTCCGGGCGACGTACCGAGCCCCGTGAATCCACCCTCCGGTTGCCGCTTTCATCCGCGCTGCCCCTTTGCCGAGCCGCGGTGCCGGACCGAGGCCCCGCCGTTGCTCGCCAACGCGCGCGGCCATGCCGTGGCATGCCACGTGTTCCCCGCATAA
- a CDS encoding alpha/beta hydrolase: protein MRTRELRIPLRELGEVGATLAMPAGLRFPYGVLLAHGAGNDRFAPLLVHVQQGLARHGVPCGTFNFPYKERSARLPDPFPVLMETYRQVLRYLRARMARAVGAWVIGGKSLGGRVASHLAAEGEEVRGLVFLGYPLHPASNPERLRVEHLPRIRVPMLFVQGTRDALCDLQILGNVLLRLAHDYGCRAELATIDGGDHSFVLPRSLGHQQANVYEQIVQRIHGWLESLAEGPRS, encoded by the coding sequence ATGCGGACGCGAGAGCTGCGAATTCCCTTGAGGGAACTGGGCGAGGTTGGAGCGACCTTGGCCATGCCGGCAGGTTTGCGCTTTCCGTACGGGGTGCTCCTGGCGCATGGCGCGGGGAACGACCGCTTCGCCCCGCTGTTAGTCCATGTGCAACAAGGGCTCGCCCGCCACGGCGTGCCGTGCGGAACGTTTAACTTCCCCTATAAAGAGCGCAGCGCACGCCTGCCCGACCCATTTCCCGTGCTGATGGAAACGTACCGACAAGTGCTGCGTTATCTCCGCGCGCGGATGGCGCGGGCTGTGGGCGCGTGGGTGATTGGGGGCAAGTCGCTGGGCGGGCGAGTCGCTTCTCATTTAGCGGCTGAGGGTGAGGAGGTCCGGGGGCTGGTGTTTTTAGGCTATCCTCTGCATCCCGCCTCGAACCCGGAGCGGCTCAGGGTCGAACATTTGCCGCGGATCCGGGTGCCGATGTTGTTCGTGCAGGGCACGCGCGATGCTTTGTGCGATCTGCAAATTTTGGGCAACGTGCTGCTGCGCCTCGCCCACGATTACGGCTGCCGAGCGGAGCTGGCGACGATTGACGGCGGCGACCATTCCTTCGTCCTGCCCCGCTCGCTTGGCCACCAGCAGGCAAATGTGTACGAGCAAATTGTTCAGCGCATTCATGGATGGTTGGAAAGCCTCGCCGAGGGTCCCCGTTCGTGA
- the recD gene encoding RecBCD enzyme subunit RecD, with protein MTVERRPPGSPLDFHLARTLTELAGEGDERVHAAITLLSAAVRSGHVCLDLHRLPAQVSSFEANSVELPPWGAGECIAALKKSRLVSLGGGDAPLVLDTAGRLYFRRYWEYEQQVARALRERARWADPEPLSPALRQLARGLFAANTSASGEWDWQQLAALVALHRRLCVVTGGPGTGKTFSVANVLALLFAHARERGERWPRVELVAPTGKAAQRLSESLQANKETIRRLAEQRELPLVADVLGAIPTEAKTIHRCLGTVGESSVRFYHDADNPLAADIVIVDESSMIDLSLMAHLLAALPGHARLVLLGDEHQLASVEAGSVLGDVCNLGADSTFSVAQWRWLQQQLDVSYDWPRHAPADSGLWDCIVRLRRNFRYDADSGIGRLAEAIRWGDPDAAWRALESGDQTVESAAPLPPWRLSGALAESCRRHFARYVQSPSGAERLREFGAFRVLCGNRTGPNGVLFANRAIERELEDARVLRNTSERWYDGRPVLVTENNYWVRLFNGDLGIVMARDGRAPIVAFPGAEPGSVREFSPGRLPEHETAFAMTIHKSQGSEFDRVEVVLPQRGSPLLSRELLYTAVTRAKRWVRVHADRATFEQAVRQRVERSSGLRDALWGGSSS; from the coding sequence ATGACTGTTGAGCGCCGGCCGCCAGGCAGCCCGCTCGATTTCCATTTAGCGCGCACCTTGACCGAGCTAGCCGGCGAGGGCGACGAACGGGTACATGCCGCCATCACATTATTGAGTGCGGCGGTGCGCAGCGGGCATGTGTGCTTGGATCTCCATCGCCTCCCCGCTCAAGTATCGAGTTTCGAGGCAAACTCTGTGGAACTGCCGCCGTGGGGCGCTGGCGAGTGCATCGCCGCCTTGAAAAAGAGTCGGCTGGTGAGCCTCGGCGGCGGGGACGCTCCGCTCGTTCTCGACACTGCTGGGCGCCTCTATTTCCGCCGCTATTGGGAATACGAGCAGCAAGTTGCGCGTGCGCTCCGCGAGCGGGCGCGGTGGGCCGATCCCGAACCTTTATCTCCCGCGCTGCGGCAGCTCGCACGCGGCTTGTTTGCCGCAAATACGTCCGCCTCCGGCGAATGGGACTGGCAGCAACTGGCCGCTCTGGTGGCTTTGCACCGGCGGCTGTGTGTGGTCACCGGCGGCCCCGGAACTGGGAAAACGTTTTCCGTCGCCAACGTGCTGGCGTTGCTGTTTGCACACGCGCGCGAGCGAGGCGAGCGTTGGCCCCGGGTGGAACTCGTTGCGCCGACTGGAAAAGCCGCGCAGCGGTTGAGCGAGTCGCTGCAAGCGAACAAGGAGACGATCCGCCGGCTCGCGGAGCAGCGCGAGCTGCCGCTGGTGGCCGACGTGCTCGGGGCGATTCCCACGGAGGCCAAAACCATTCACCGCTGCCTCGGCACAGTGGGGGAATCGTCGGTGCGGTTTTACCACGATGCGGACAACCCGCTCGCTGCCGACATCGTGATCGTGGACGAGTCTTCGATGATTGACTTGAGCCTCATGGCCCACCTTCTGGCCGCACTGCCCGGCCATGCGCGATTGGTCCTGTTGGGCGACGAGCATCAGTTGGCATCGGTGGAAGCCGGCTCGGTGCTCGGCGACGTGTGCAACCTCGGTGCGGACAGTACCTTTTCCGTTGCTCAGTGGAGGTGGCTGCAGCAGCAACTCGACGTTTCGTACGACTGGCCGCGCCATGCCCCGGCCGACTCGGGATTGTGGGACTGCATTGTGCGCTTGCGGCGCAATTTTCGGTACGACGCCGACAGTGGGATCGGGCGGCTGGCGGAGGCAATTCGCTGGGGTGACCCAGATGCGGCGTGGCGGGCGTTGGAAAGCGGCGACCAAACCGTGGAGAGCGCTGCCCCACTGCCTCCCTGGCGCTTGAGCGGCGCACTGGCCGAGTCGTGCCGCCGGCATTTTGCCCGCTATGTGCAGTCGCCGTCTGGCGCCGAGCGGCTGCGCGAGTTCGGGGCTTTCCGGGTGCTGTGCGGGAATCGCACCGGCCCGAACGGGGTGCTCTTCGCGAACCGCGCCATCGAGCGAGAACTGGAAGATGCGCGGGTGCTCCGGAACACCTCCGAGCGCTGGTACGACGGGAGGCCGGTATTGGTGACCGAAAACAACTATTGGGTGCGGTTGTTCAATGGCGATCTGGGAATCGTGATGGCGCGGGACGGCCGCGCCCCGATCGTGGCGTTTCCCGGAGCCGAGCCGGGCAGTGTGCGCGAGTTCTCGCCCGGACGCTTGCCCGAGCACGAAACGGCCTTTGCCATGACCATCCACAAGAGTCAGGGTAGCGAGTTCGACCGGGTGGAAGTCGTGCTGCCGCAGCGGGGGTCGCCGTTACTTTCGCGCGAACTGCTGTACACTGCAGTGACCCGCGCCAAGCGATGGGTACGGGTCCATGCGGACCGCGCCACCTTCGAGCAGGCCGTGCGCCAGCGAGTCGAGCGTTCCTCCGGTTTGCGCGATGCGTTGTGGGGCGGCTCTTCGAGCTAA
- the recC gene encoding RecBCD enzyme subunit RecC: protein MSVNLKLYRSNRLELLVDQLSAVLTRLVRDPLAGCPIVVPGSGIDLWLSMQLALRFGVWANPDFPFPRNYFERLFAAAGLPAEKGERAYQPHNLMWAVAAELSSLLPRPEFEPVRSYLEQAGAEDLRTPDGQCSVAYIALCRRIADLFDHYVVYRPQWIHRWEAGFSDADDWQAILWRAVVQRLGPIHFAALAKQWVERLRGDAARALPPATLVFGATHLPPLYVHLLGELARYSEVHLFVPSPSPEYWAELRSRKQLWREQLHNLGRLQVTEADLRAHEGNPVLASLGTLGGRFQAVLEACLVYEEVSAYDRPAQDTALHVLQADVFDLCSRPGEDAPPLPLKTADFSLRVHCCHSRLRELEILRDQVRALLERDPTLQPEDILVLCPDMDAYAPLVDAVFGSDRDDPRHIPYSIADRAPRNSDPAIAAYFTVLELLRGRMSVNELFGVLACEPVRECFGITALDVERARNWLSEVGVRWGIDGRHRRAFGYPEFDEHSWSFALRRLLLGVAMPPDPGQLFAGVSPYPEAESEGAEFAGKLAELCNRLFALRPILDGVRSVPEWGDMLDRVRREFLADSEVYAFAHRQLREIIGRLSESANGVGFDGRVPFEAVLSWVSAALEERASAFGFLRGGVNFCSLRITRCVPARVVCVVGMNDGAYPRSEPEFPMNRAAARREAGDPNRREEDRFLFLQALLSAREHFLVTYAGRDIRNNSERPPAVVVEELLDTVDRTFVAPAQGVRPRDVVLVRHPLQPFSPRYFSGDPNLVSFSAALCEGARRLGGTRFPPRKAVQNLLPEPQEQVVTVEELARWIEHAPFAFLRRRLGVYFEAESEALEDELPIQTEGLLAWKIGTQILELRSRGVAAERTYDVLRAMGLLPPGRLGRLHWQRVSAMAEPLWEKVQELTRGPQYPVLDVDLRLGTWTLAGTLRGLWPAGQVLWSYSRVRANVMARAWVRHLALCAALDATSLGDIPPRTFLVGRSERDVPRVVEFLACPEAVRLLEELVALYGLGLRYPLPFAAEAAAKYLDRLASGKPEAEARSHAEQELRGSWVQPLPERYLVTYLLLYRMSEPGLDDLEGDMPETIPSFSRLARAILAPMERYARPWQPEAEAGVAEVAKP, encoded by the coding sequence ATGAGCGTCAACCTCAAGTTGTATCGGAGCAATCGCCTGGAGTTGCTGGTAGACCAACTGAGCGCCGTGTTGACACGGCTCGTCCGCGATCCGCTCGCTGGGTGTCCGATCGTTGTTCCCGGTAGCGGCATAGACCTGTGGCTATCCATGCAACTCGCCCTGCGCTTCGGCGTATGGGCCAATCCGGACTTTCCTTTCCCGCGCAATTACTTCGAACGTCTCTTTGCTGCCGCAGGCTTGCCCGCAGAAAAAGGTGAGCGGGCATACCAGCCGCACAATTTGATGTGGGCAGTGGCTGCCGAGCTGTCGAGCTTGTTGCCGCGCCCCGAGTTCGAACCGGTGCGCTCCTACTTGGAGCAGGCCGGGGCCGAGGACCTACGCACCCCTGATGGGCAGTGCTCCGTCGCCTATATCGCCCTTTGCCGGCGGATCGCCGACTTGTTCGACCATTACGTCGTGTACCGGCCCCAGTGGATCCATCGATGGGAGGCGGGTTTTTCCGATGCGGACGATTGGCAAGCGATCTTGTGGCGTGCCGTGGTGCAGCGCCTCGGCCCGATCCATTTTGCCGCGCTTGCGAAACAATGGGTGGAGCGCCTGCGTGGAGACGCGGCACGCGCCTTGCCACCAGCGACGCTGGTGTTCGGGGCGACTCACCTGCCTCCGTTGTACGTGCACCTCTTGGGCGAACTGGCCCGGTACAGCGAAGTCCACTTGTTCGTGCCCAGCCCGTCTCCGGAATATTGGGCCGAGCTGCGTTCCCGGAAGCAGCTTTGGCGCGAGCAGCTCCACAACCTGGGCCGGCTGCAGGTGACGGAGGCGGACCTCCGCGCTCACGAAGGCAACCCGGTCCTGGCTTCTCTCGGTACCTTGGGGGGCCGGTTTCAAGCGGTGCTGGAGGCTTGTCTCGTGTACGAAGAAGTGAGCGCGTACGATCGGCCCGCGCAGGACACGGCCTTGCACGTGTTGCAGGCGGATGTCTTCGACCTATGTAGTCGGCCGGGTGAGGATGCTCCCCCTCTGCCGCTGAAAACCGCGGACTTCTCCCTGCGCGTGCACTGTTGCCACAGTCGCTTGCGGGAGCTCGAGATCTTGCGCGACCAAGTGCGCGCGTTGCTGGAACGCGACCCGACTTTGCAGCCGGAAGATATCTTGGTGCTGTGCCCCGATATGGATGCGTACGCGCCCCTGGTGGACGCCGTGTTCGGGAGCGATCGCGACGACCCGCGCCACATTCCGTATTCCATTGCGGATCGCGCCCCGCGCAACAGCGATCCTGCGATCGCTGCATACTTTACCGTTCTGGAACTCTTGCGGGGACGCATGTCGGTCAACGAGCTGTTTGGCGTGCTCGCCTGCGAACCGGTGCGGGAGTGCTTCGGGATCACAGCGCTGGATGTCGAGCGAGCTCGCAACTGGTTGTCCGAAGTCGGCGTGCGGTGGGGCATCGATGGCCGTCACCGCCGGGCCTTCGGCTATCCGGAGTTCGACGAGCACAGTTGGTCGTTCGCCCTGCGCCGGCTGCTTCTGGGAGTGGCCATGCCTCCCGACCCCGGCCAGTTGTTTGCCGGGGTGTCCCCATACCCCGAAGCGGAAAGCGAAGGGGCGGAGTTTGCGGGCAAGCTTGCCGAACTTTGCAATCGGCTGTTTGCTCTGCGGCCGATTTTGGATGGAGTTCGCTCTGTGCCCGAGTGGGGCGATATGCTCGATCGGGTACGGCGCGAGTTCCTTGCCGACTCGGAAGTGTACGCGTTCGCTCACCGGCAACTCCGCGAGATCATCGGCCGCCTATCCGAAAGTGCGAACGGCGTGGGCTTCGATGGCCGAGTTCCCTTCGAGGCGGTGCTTTCCTGGGTGTCCGCGGCGCTGGAAGAGCGAGCGAGTGCCTTTGGCTTCCTGCGAGGTGGGGTGAACTTTTGCTCCTTGCGCATCACGCGATGCGTGCCTGCCCGCGTGGTTTGCGTGGTCGGAATGAACGATGGGGCGTATCCGCGCTCGGAGCCGGAGTTCCCCATGAATCGGGCAGCGGCGCGGCGAGAAGCGGGCGATCCAAACCGGCGCGAGGAAGACCGCTTTTTGTTCCTGCAAGCGCTGCTTTCGGCGCGCGAGCACTTTCTCGTGACCTATGCCGGGCGCGACATCCGGAACAACAGCGAGCGGCCGCCGGCGGTGGTCGTCGAGGAACTGCTCGACACCGTGGATCGCACCTTCGTCGCGCCGGCCCAAGGTGTTCGGCCGCGAGATGTGGTGTTGGTTCGCCACCCCTTGCAGCCATTTAGTCCGCGGTATTTTTCGGGCGACCCCAATCTGGTCAGCTTTTCCGCGGCCTTGTGCGAGGGCGCCCGCCGCCTGGGTGGCACGCGGTTTCCGCCGCGCAAAGCAGTGCAAAACCTCTTGCCCGAGCCGCAAGAACAGGTGGTGACGGTAGAGGAACTGGCCCGGTGGATCGAGCATGCGCCCTTCGCATTCTTGCGGCGGCGGCTCGGTGTGTACTTCGAAGCGGAGAGCGAAGCGCTGGAAGATGAACTCCCGATTCAGACGGAAGGCCTGCTTGCGTGGAAGATCGGCACGCAAATCCTCGAATTGCGCTCGCGCGGCGTTGCAGCGGAACGAACCTACGACGTCCTTCGGGCCATGGGGCTCTTGCCCCCCGGTCGCCTGGGACGCCTCCACTGGCAGCGAGTCAGCGCCATGGCGGAGCCGCTTTGGGAAAAGGTGCAGGAGCTCACGCGGGGCCCACAATATCCTGTTCTGGACGTGGACCTGCGCCTGGGCACGTGGACTCTCGCCGGCACCTTGCGCGGGCTTTGGCCCGCAGGTCAAGTGCTGTGGAGCTACTCGCGGGTGCGGGCCAACGTGATGGCGCGCGCTTGGGTGCGCCACCTGGCCTTGTGCGCGGCTTTGGATGCAACCTCGCTTGGCGATATTCCGCCGCGCACGTTTTTGGTGGGGCGAAGCGAGCGAGACGTGCCCCGGGTGGTGGAGTTCCTTGCGTGCCCGGAGGCGGTGCGGCTGCTCGAAGAGTTGGTCGCGCTCTACGGGTTGGGCCTCCGCTACCCGCTTCCGTTTGCTGCCGAAGCCGCGGCCAAGTACCTGGACCGCCTGGCAAGCGGCAAGCCGGAGGCGGAGGCGAGAAGCCACGCAGAGCAAGAGCTGCGCGGCTCGTGGGTGCAACCGCTGCCCGAGCGTTACCTCGTGACGTACTTGCTGCTGTACCGGATGAGCGAACCAGGGCTCGACGACCTCGAAGGCGACATGCCCGAGACGATCCCGTCGTTTTCTCGCCTGGCCCGCGCGATTCTCGCGCCGATGGAGCGCTACGCGCGCCCGTGGCAACCGGAGGCGGAGGCGGGCGTTGCGGAGGTTGCCAAACCATGA